The proteins below come from a single Candidatus Flexicrinis affinis genomic window:
- a CDS encoding HAMP domain-containing histidine kinase has product MTPTERDTDFLAEVARLASEPVTERAIEGILDLLLHDFGLLFASVKSEGQETWQAGTDPGSGPSRTISLNHRGRPLGSLALRFAEDSTDEREDHPILDVTARLLGSLLRDRELDLAEREVEAYRDRMLRLVTHDLRTPLAQIIGYAHLMQMDVAENAMLLRFVNGIINATSSMDKLLESLLRLERIRHSPRELYERVPVAALAQTVYEDCMDGADQKNITLVAHLDRHADAFVMGDAFLLQRAMENLVTNALKFTLPEGAVTVYLTFSDNVMEYRVKDTGVGIPADQLGSVFVPFYSTGGRRSRSSSGGFGLGLSLVTSIVEEHQGSVFVESTVGEGSEFGFRLPLARD; this is encoded by the coding sequence ATGACGCCGACAGAAAGGGATACGGACTTCTTGGCCGAGGTAGCACGCCTCGCGTCGGAGCCTGTAACCGAGCGTGCAATCGAGGGCATCCTCGACTTGCTGCTGCATGACTTCGGGCTGCTGTTTGCCAGCGTCAAGTCGGAAGGCCAGGAGACGTGGCAAGCAGGCACCGACCCCGGCTCTGGCCCGTCGCGCACAATCTCGCTCAACCATCGCGGCCGCCCGCTGGGAAGCCTCGCGCTGCGCTTCGCCGAAGACAGCACGGACGAACGCGAAGACCACCCGATTCTCGACGTCACTGCGCGTTTGCTCGGCAGCCTGCTGCGCGACCGCGAGTTGGATCTCGCCGAACGCGAGGTCGAAGCTTACCGCGATCGTATGCTGCGGCTCGTCACGCATGATTTGCGGACGCCGTTAGCGCAAATCATCGGCTATGCCCACTTGATGCAAATGGACGTGGCCGAAAACGCCATGCTCTTGCGATTCGTCAACGGCATCATCAACGCCACCAGCTCGATGGACAAGCTGCTCGAAAGCCTGCTGCGGCTGGAGCGCATTCGCCACTCCCCGCGCGAGTTGTACGAGCGCGTGCCGGTCGCCGCGTTGGCGCAGACCGTGTACGAAGACTGCATGGACGGCGCCGATCAGAAGAACATCACGCTGGTGGCGCACCTCGACAGGCACGCAGACGCGTTCGTCATGGGCGATGCATTCCTGCTGCAGCGCGCGATGGAGAACCTCGTCACCAATGCGCTCAAGTTCACGCTGCCGGAAGGCGCCGTGACGGTCTATTTGACGTTTAGCGACAATGTGATGGAATACCGTGTGAAAGACACCGGCGTCGGCATCCCCGCCGACCAGCTCGGCAGTGTGTTCGTGCCGTTCTACAGCACTGGCGGCCGGCGTTCTCGGTCCAGCTCTGGCGGCTTCGGCCTTGGCCTCAGCCTCGTTACAAGCATTGTAGAAGAACACCAAGGCTCCGTATTCGTCGAGAGCACGGTCGGCGAAGGCAGCGAATTCGGCTTCCGTTTGCCGCTCGCGCGCGAC
- a CDS encoding NYN domain-containing protein — translation MAAYLIVDLDRLLKQFKDRSFNVDLQEMAVAMRGRAALAAGVPSEQLRAIAAADWEEHRRRDDTLLEQVFRNARFELFDVPAHDQLVDALQMHYFAFDSEPVTELILVTVGNELMQLSRRVKMTRSARTRLWGLDNVLTEEDIEDGAIFQDLGELLGIESRNVALYIDFENIAISLSQQSFLVNLDRLIAAFVRQARAHGNVTKMAAYAPWGNRGALPPLVDTAGNDVTPEAQSRLAFANIDPVYHLPGKNSADVKIANDVLTHSTSAEAADVYIMATGDRDFNEVVNTLASRGKSVLIWGVHGALSRQLSANPNLLVEYIDEFTNLETYASRAVAAAVPEEPVETFAPSQWSSLIVQFDRLTAGTTQRTVKDRALLDQLLATNAVLTDQRGEDLIAQAISLGILRQVDTTGTLALNDSHPIVDKTRLIRDRVTLRVANTLQTRSWNYVNYGFLLKGLAMDRELERPGLNRDDQWRSHWIDFLVREGLLVRELTPHHLNPEDLVPVIRMPTPISRASTEDYSTPSRPMDTDMQEGDPSSRSTPVPLELNLRELTAESPGTASMLRRIIVSVEQFTSYRRFEWCPLGSLHQRLRPYDIGMTFQSAVEYLIYHEAVVVAEYPNPQSLYNTKGISLVTDSELVTTVLAERDAFIRLLLALYRRDVLISVSAAREAAQMWDHELWFSIMERENVLNALNGRPGFYSLFRTHHTVAQVASLMGDTGDPDSQDDGRQADGDS, via the coding sequence ATGGCTGCCTACCTGATTGTCGATTTAGATCGCCTCCTCAAGCAGTTCAAAGACCGAAGCTTCAACGTCGATCTGCAAGAGATGGCGGTTGCCATGCGCGGGCGCGCCGCGCTCGCCGCGGGGGTGCCGTCCGAGCAGCTCCGCGCGATTGCCGCTGCCGACTGGGAAGAACACCGCCGGCGCGACGACACGCTGCTCGAGCAAGTGTTTCGCAACGCGCGCTTCGAGCTGTTCGACGTTCCGGCGCACGACCAGTTGGTCGACGCGCTGCAAATGCACTACTTCGCCTTCGACAGCGAACCCGTCACCGAGCTGATCCTCGTCACCGTCGGCAACGAACTGATGCAGCTCTCGCGACGCGTCAAGATGACGCGCAGCGCCCGCACGCGCCTGTGGGGCCTCGACAACGTCCTCACCGAGGAAGACATCGAGGACGGCGCGATCTTTCAGGACTTGGGCGAACTGCTCGGCATCGAAAGCCGCAACGTCGCGCTGTACATCGATTTCGAGAACATCGCCATCAGCCTGTCGCAGCAGTCGTTTCTGGTCAACCTCGATCGGCTGATTGCGGCGTTTGTTCGGCAGGCCCGGGCGCACGGCAACGTGACCAAGATGGCCGCCTACGCCCCATGGGGCAACCGCGGTGCGCTGCCGCCGCTGGTCGATACCGCCGGCAACGATGTCACGCCGGAAGCCCAAAGCCGCTTGGCCTTCGCCAACATCGACCCGGTATATCACCTGCCCGGCAAGAACAGCGCCGACGTCAAGATTGCCAACGACGTCCTCACCCACTCCACCAGTGCCGAGGCCGCCGACGTGTACATCATGGCGACCGGCGACCGCGACTTCAACGAGGTCGTCAACACACTTGCCAGCCGGGGCAAATCGGTGCTCATCTGGGGTGTGCACGGCGCGCTCAGCCGCCAGTTGAGCGCCAACCCGAACCTGCTGGTCGAGTACATCGACGAGTTCACCAACCTTGAAACCTACGCCAGTCGCGCGGTGGCGGCGGCCGTGCCGGAAGAACCGGTCGAGACGTTCGCGCCGTCGCAGTGGTCAAGCTTGATCGTACAGTTCGACCGCCTGACTGCAGGCACGACGCAGCGCACCGTCAAGGATCGCGCGCTGCTCGATCAACTGCTGGCGACCAACGCCGTCCTAACCGACCAGCGCGGCGAGGACCTGATCGCACAGGCCATCTCTCTGGGGATCCTCCGTCAGGTCGATACGACCGGCACGCTGGCGCTCAACGACAGCCACCCGATCGTCGACAAGACGCGCCTGATCCGAGACCGTGTCACACTGCGCGTGGCCAACACGCTGCAGACCCGGAGCTGGAACTACGTCAACTACGGGTTCCTGCTCAAGGGGCTGGCGATGGATCGCGAGCTGGAGCGCCCCGGTCTGAACCGTGACGATCAGTGGCGATCCCACTGGATCGACTTCCTCGTTCGCGAGGGGCTGCTGGTACGCGAGTTGACGCCGCACCACCTCAACCCCGAAGACCTCGTGCCGGTGATTCGTATGCCGACACCGATCTCGCGTGCATCAACAGAGGACTACTCCACTCCTTCTCGGCCGATGGACACCGATATGCAAGAGGGCGACCCTTCGTCACGCTCTACGCCGGTACCGCTTGAACTCAACCTGCGCGAGCTGACCGCCGAAAGCCCCGGCACGGCATCGATGCTGCGGCGGATCATCGTGAGCGTTGAGCAGTTTACCAGTTACCGCCGCTTCGAGTGGTGTCCGCTGGGCAGTCTGCATCAGCGCCTGCGGCCCTACGATATCGGCATGACCTTCCAGAGCGCGGTCGAGTACCTCATCTATCATGAGGCTGTCGTGGTCGCGGAGTATCCGAACCCGCAGAGCCTCTACAATACCAAAGGGATTTCGCTGGTCACTGACTCCGAACTGGTCACGACCGTATTGGCAGAGCGCGATGCGTTTATTCGGCTTCTGTTGGCGCTCTATCGCCGTGACGTGTTAATCTCAGTATCGGCCGCCCGCGAAGCTGCGCAGATGTGGGATCACGAACTGTGGTTCTCGATCATGGAGCGCGAAAACGTGTTGAACGCGCTCAATGGACGTCCCGGGTTCTACAGTCTGTTTCGCACACATCACACCGTGGCTCAGGTCGCGTCGCTCATGGGTGACACGGGCGACCCGGACTCTCAGGACGACGGGCGTCAGGCAGACGGAGACTCATAA
- the ychF gene encoding redox-regulated ATPase YchF, translating to MRLGIIGLPNSGKTTIFNALTGQNLETAAVSSGQFEVHTAVVNVPDVRIDKLTAMYNPKKTIYATITFADIAGMDKGISEGGLKGQFRNELQQVDGLVHVIRAFESASVPHPYETVDQQRDLSIIDGEFIISDLISVENRLQKLNDELRIKGKKAEGEVGPQIELMNRLKAALEEETPLRDLDLTADEVKSLRGYGFLSLKPVILVFNASDGQQVDPSLLDYPHKNAFATVLQGKLEAEIAQLDAEGAEMFMAEFGITERSAAKVIRLSYELMHIQSFFTVGEDEVRAWSVAVGATAPEAAGTIHTDLQRGFIRAEVMSYTDLIAAGSEAAIKAAGKFRLEGKDYVVKDGDILNIRFSPAK from the coding sequence ATGCGACTGGGCATCATCGGCCTGCCGAACAGCGGCAAGACCACGATCTTCAACGCGCTCACCGGCCAGAATCTCGAGACCGCCGCCGTCAGCAGCGGCCAATTCGAAGTGCACACGGCCGTCGTCAACGTGCCTGATGTGCGCATTGACAAGCTGACCGCGATGTACAACCCGAAGAAGACGATCTATGCGACGATTACGTTTGCCGATATCGCCGGCATGGATAAAGGCATCTCGGAAGGCGGCTTGAAAGGGCAGTTCCGCAACGAGCTGCAGCAGGTGGACGGGTTGGTGCACGTCATCCGTGCGTTCGAGTCGGCCAGTGTGCCGCACCCCTACGAGACGGTCGACCAGCAGCGCGACCTGAGCATTATCGACGGCGAGTTCATCATCAGCGACCTGATTAGCGTCGAGAACCGCTTGCAGAAGCTGAACGACGAGCTGCGCATCAAAGGCAAGAAGGCCGAGGGCGAGGTCGGTCCACAGATCGAGCTGATGAACCGGCTCAAGGCCGCGCTGGAGGAAGAGACTCCGCTGCGCGACCTCGATTTGACCGCCGACGAGGTCAAGTCGCTGCGTGGCTACGGATTCCTCTCGCTCAAGCCGGTCATCTTGGTGTTCAACGCCAGCGACGGCCAGCAGGTCGATCCGTCACTGCTCGACTACCCGCACAAGAACGCCTTTGCGACCGTGCTGCAAGGCAAGCTCGAAGCGGAGATCGCGCAGCTTGACGCCGAAGGCGCGGAGATGTTCATGGCCGAGTTCGGCATCACCGAGCGCAGCGCCGCCAAGGTGATCCGCCTGAGCTACGAACTGATGCACATCCAGTCGTTCTTCACGGTGGGCGAAGACGAAGTGCGGGCGTGGTCGGTGGCCGTCGGCGCGACGGCGCCGGAAGCTGCCGGCACAATCCACACCGACTTGCAGCGCGGGTTCATCCGCGCCGAGGTGATGTCCTACACCGACCTGATCGCGGCAGGCAGCGAAGCCGCCATCAAGGCCGCTGGCAAATTCCGGCTTGAGGGCAAGGACTACGTCGTCAAAGACGGCGATATTCTCAATATCCGGTTCAGCCCGGCCAAGTAA
- a CDS encoding glycosyltransferase family 4 protein has translation MRFAILTGGFYPEPGGLSTFLHYFLPEAQAAGHDVALVTFGEPQPGDAARGYPVTRISRSAGFVRRVFRYARSARAIARDADTVFVVGFAVLLTPLLGRLPRRTVMKIVGDWSWEMARRRGLTTLDQVEFQTARHAPPLRIMRAYYLWCVRRADRIITPSQHLARVIAGWGVPQERVRVIYNAVPESDLHTADRAGLRAKLGLPTDSRLLVSVARLTPIKGVHTAIEALAHLPADVVLVVVGEGPQLAELERIAPAGRVTFVGAQPHDRVLEYMRAGDVYVLSSVIEGLSHTLLEALSVGTPSVASNVGGNPEVVRDEVDGLLVPHSDPRALAAAIQRILDDPQLAERFAAAAYQRSLAFNWGDEVRQALDVLTTDG, from the coding sequence ATGCGCTTCGCGATCCTGACCGGTGGCTTCTACCCGGAACCCGGCGGACTGTCGACGTTTCTGCATTACTTCCTGCCTGAAGCCCAAGCGGCGGGCCATGACGTGGCGCTGGTGACGTTCGGCGAGCCACAGCCCGGCGATGCCGCGCGCGGCTATCCCGTGACGCGGATTTCGCGGTCGGCAGGCTTCGTGCGCCGCGTTTTTCGCTATGCCCGATCTGCGCGGGCGATCGCCCGCGACGCGGACACGGTATTCGTCGTCGGGTTCGCCGTGCTGCTGACTCCGCTGCTGGGCCGCCTTCCGCGTCGGACCGTGATGAAGATCGTCGGGGACTGGTCGTGGGAGATGGCGCGCCGGCGCGGCTTGACTACGCTCGATCAGGTCGAGTTTCAGACCGCCCGCCACGCACCGCCACTGCGCATCATGCGCGCCTACTACTTGTGGTGCGTGCGCCGCGCCGACCGGATCATCACGCCGAGCCAGCATCTTGCGCGCGTCATCGCCGGGTGGGGCGTTCCGCAAGAGCGCGTCCGCGTGATCTACAACGCCGTGCCGGAAAGCGACCTGCACACCGCCGATCGCGCTGGCCTGCGCGCCAAGCTCGGCTTGCCCACCGACAGTCGCCTGCTCGTAAGCGTCGCCCGCTTGACTCCGATCAAAGGCGTACATACCGCGATCGAGGCGCTGGCGCACCTGCCGGCGGATGTCGTGCTGGTCGTCGTCGGCGAGGGGCCGCAGTTGGCCGAACTGGAGCGCATAGCGCCGGCGGGGCGCGTGACTTTCGTCGGCGCGCAGCCCCACGACCGCGTGCTGGAATACATGCGGGCCGGCGACGTGTACGTGCTGTCGAGCGTAATCGAAGGCTTGAGTCACACACTGCTCGAAGCGTTGAGCGTCGGCACGCCGTCGGTCGCGTCGAACGTCGGCGGCAATCCCGAGGTCGTCCGCGACGAGGTCGATGGGCTGCTGGTGCCTCATTCCGATCCACGCGCGCTGGCCGCGGCCATCCAGCGCATTCTGGACGACCCGCAGTTGGCCGAACGCTTCGCCGCTGCTGCGTATCAGCGTTCGCTGGCGTTCAACTGGGGCGACGAGGTGCGGCAGGCGCTCGACGTCCTGACGACCGATGGTTGA
- a CDS encoding tetratricopeptide repeat protein, with protein MKTYLRFLWMTLAALSLAACTLGAAEDVPVTYVVITNTAPADASNSSAPITSVPPPTVASAAQLQPTVPPTPAATPITDPSAALAAADRDAHDGFYDRARQRYSALFTVAPEASAGYAKIALREGDFGGALTALNSWLTLNPDDPRSADSYFLRGEANLGVGRWTTAINDYRQFLRLRPGVIDSYVHERIGDAFFALDMTSDALASYDAAVAALRARVPLAALRERAAQIYRAAGQPAQAVASYDAILADAQNHAYRAFIEREAGDALRASGDVAGATVRYQRIVDTYTDVPAHAGPALAALIENGVSVNAYTRGKVYYYAENYAAAIEAFNEYTTSVTLDQIPAELHLFLGRAYRAAGNSAAARVAFRTIVEQYPTNALFGDAVLELGRTDFLAGDIPEAIRQYLSIAETYPNLAETAAEALWRAGFLHNEAAQFAEAQDVFVRLAERYPDSAQAVSGLGIAAAAARANGDTGSAEQLYRQLANVSTKATRAEALYQVGQLAEARNAPDVARDAFAQAVAADSDSYFAARARDALDGRPMFDPPANVQLVTATDPASIAEAGAWLMAQPSVPPETVVGELPQTVANDPRWTRGQALWDLGLFEAAEAEILDLLEAMKDDLATSYALALALSEMGVYYPSQQAAANLIAAAGVGTLDVPPSIARLRFPVPYADLVVQQATEREFNPLLLFALIRHESLFDTTATAAAGEKGLTQVIPGTGDYIAGLLAWPDYEHSDLFQPQAGIAFGAAYLDEQLDRFGQDAVAALAGYNAGPGRAIAWREAAGPGDDAFINAIAIGSTRLYVQRIYTFFTIYRALYGA; from the coding sequence ATGAAGACGTATCTCCGATTCCTGTGGATGACACTCGCGGCGCTGAGCTTGGCCGCGTGCACGCTTGGCGCCGCCGAGGACGTGCCGGTCACGTATGTCGTGATCACCAACACGGCGCCGGCCGATGCCTCAAACAGCAGCGCGCCGATCACGTCGGTTCCGCCGCCGACGGTCGCCTCGGCCGCGCAGCTTCAGCCGACCGTACCGCCCACGCCCGCGGCGACCCCCATCACCGATCCGTCGGCCGCGCTCGCCGCCGCCGACCGTGACGCGCACGACGGTTTCTACGACCGCGCCCGGCAGCGCTACAGCGCGCTGTTCACCGTTGCGCCGGAAGCGTCGGCGGGATACGCCAAGATCGCGCTGCGCGAAGGGGATTTCGGCGGCGCGCTGACCGCGCTCAACTCGTGGCTGACGCTGAACCCGGACGACCCGCGCTCTGCCGACTCGTACTTCCTGCGTGGCGAGGCGAACCTCGGCGTGGGCCGCTGGACGACCGCCATCAACGACTACCGGCAGTTTCTGCGCCTGCGCCCGGGTGTGATCGACAGCTACGTCCACGAACGCATCGGCGATGCGTTCTTCGCGCTCGACATGACGTCCGACGCGCTGGCCAGCTACGACGCGGCGGTCGCCGCCTTGCGCGCCCGCGTGCCATTGGCGGCGCTGCGCGAACGAGCGGCGCAGATTTACCGCGCGGCAGGTCAGCCGGCGCAAGCCGTTGCCAGCTATGACGCAATCCTCGCCGACGCGCAGAACCACGCCTACCGCGCCTTCATCGAGCGCGAAGCCGGTGACGCTTTGCGCGCAAGCGGCGATGTCGCGGGGGCGACTGTGCGCTATCAGCGTATCGTCGATACCTATACGGACGTGCCTGCGCACGCCGGCCCGGCGCTGGCCGCGCTGATCGAAAACGGCGTGAGCGTGAACGCCTATACGCGCGGCAAGGTCTACTACTACGCCGAGAACTACGCGGCGGCCATCGAGGCGTTCAACGAGTACACAACATCGGTGACGCTCGATCAGATTCCCGCCGAACTGCACCTGTTCCTCGGCCGGGCATACCGCGCGGCTGGGAACAGCGCTGCAGCACGCGTCGCCTTCCGCACGATCGTCGAGCAGTACCCGACCAACGCATTGTTCGGGGATGCCGTGCTGGAACTGGGCCGGACCGATTTTCTCGCTGGCGACATCCCGGAAGCGATCCGGCAGTACCTGTCGATTGCGGAGACCTACCCGAACCTCGCGGAAACGGCTGCCGAGGCCCTGTGGCGGGCGGGCTTCCTGCACAACGAAGCGGCGCAGTTTGCCGAAGCGCAGGACGTCTTCGTCCGGCTTGCCGAGCGCTATCCTGACAGCGCGCAGGCTGTCAGTGGGCTGGGGATTGCCGCAGCGGCAGCGCGTGCTAACGGGGACACGGGGTCTGCCGAGCAGTTGTACCGTCAGCTTGCCAACGTGTCGACCAAGGCGACCCGCGCGGAAGCCTTGTATCAGGTCGGCCAGCTTGCGGAAGCGCGCAATGCGCCGGATGTCGCCCGTGACGCGTTCGCGCAGGCGGTCGCGGCGGACAGCGACAGCTATTTTGCCGCGCGCGCCCGCGATGCACTCGACGGACGTCCGATGTTCGATCCGCCGGCGAACGTGCAGCTTGTGACCGCTACCGACCCGGCCAGCATCGCCGAGGCCGGCGCATGGCTGATGGCGCAGCCGAGCGTCCCGCCGGAAACGGTGGTCGGCGAACTGCCGCAGACCGTCGCCAACGACCCGCGCTGGACGCGGGGGCAGGCGTTGTGGGACCTCGGCTTGTTCGAGGCCGCAGAAGCGGAGATCCTCGACCTGCTGGAGGCCATGAAGGACGATCTCGCGACCAGCTATGCGCTGGCGTTGGCGCTCAGCGAGATGGGCGTGTACTACCCCTCGCAGCAGGCGGCCGCGAATTTGATCGCCGCGGCAGGTGTCGGGACGCTCGACGTGCCGCCGTCGATTGCGCGCTTGCGTTTTCCGGTGCCGTATGCCGATCTCGTCGTCCAGCAGGCCACCGAGCGCGAGTTCAACCCGCTGCTGCTGTTCGCGCTAATCCGGCACGAGAGCCTGTTCGACACGACTGCGACGGCGGCCGCGGGCGAAAAAGGCCTGACACAGGTCATCCCCGGCACCGGCGACTACATCGCTGGGCTGCTGGCGTGGCCTGACTACGAGCACAGCGACCTGTTCCAGCCGCAAGCCGGCATCGCGTTCGGTGCGGCCTATCTCGACGAGCAGCTTGACCGCTTTGGACAGGACGCCGTAGCGGCGCTGGCGGGTTACAACGCCGGCCCCGGACGTGCAATTGCATGGCGCGAGGCCGCCGGACCGGGCGACGACGCGTTCATCAACGCCATCGCCATTGGCAGCACGCGGCTGTACGTCCAGCGAATCTACACGTTCTTCACCATCTACCGCGCCCTGTACGGCGCATAA
- a CDS encoding class I SAM-dependent methyltransferase — protein MTSLLDPNRLKRQYASDKLNRDIVETREKYAVPRIDFVSWALSSIRWQGDESVLDVGCGYGQFYDKLMPRIPDGSYHGVDLHAGTLSSHPAQHSQLAVGDAVKLPYATASFDVVMANHMLYHVADIDGALVEIRRVLKPNGVLMATTHSVQTMPELRSLLRRAVIILTQQPPSAVRMPLTASDLFGLENGTRMLSRHFYAVARSELPTTMIFSTAEPLMQYVNALRDMLELYLPPDVSWELVLDVLNDQVVQLLNQWGELPISRLAGVLVASDRGDFIRDFLARRAQARGEAV, from the coding sequence ATGACGAGCCTACTTGACCCCAACCGACTCAAGCGGCAGTACGCGTCAGACAAACTCAATCGAGATATCGTAGAAACGCGTGAGAAGTACGCTGTTCCACGGATCGACTTCGTCTCTTGGGCGCTGAGCAGTATCCGCTGGCAGGGGGACGAGTCTGTATTGGATGTCGGCTGCGGCTATGGGCAGTTCTACGACAAGCTGATGCCGCGGATTCCGGACGGATCGTACCATGGGGTCGATCTGCACGCCGGCACGCTGTCGAGCCACCCGGCTCAACACAGCCAGTTGGCGGTCGGCGATGCGGTGAAGCTCCCGTACGCGACCGCGTCGTTCGACGTCGTGATGGCCAACCATATGCTGTATCACGTCGCGGATATCGACGGCGCGCTGGTCGAAATCCGTCGTGTGCTCAAGCCCAATGGCGTGCTGATGGCGACGACCCACAGCGTGCAGACCATGCCGGAACTGCGCTCGCTGCTGCGCCGCGCGGTGATCATCTTGACCCAACAACCGCCGTCCGCGGTGCGCATGCCGCTGACCGCCAGCGACCTGTTCGGCCTCGAAAACGGAACGCGCATGCTGTCGCGCCATTTCTACGCCGTCGCCCGTTCCGAGCTGCCGACTACGATGATCTTCAGCACGGCCGAGCCGTTGATGCAGTACGTCAATGCCTTGCGGGACATGCTCGAGCTGTATCTGCCGCCGGACGTCAGTTGGGAATTGGTGCTCGACGTGCTGAACGATCAGGTCGTGCAGCTTCTCAACCAGTGGGGCGAGCTGCCGATCTCTCGCCTTGCCGGCGTGCTGGTCGCCAGCGATCGCGGTGACTTTATCCGCGATTTTCTTGCGCGCCGCGCTCAAGCTAGGGGCGAGGCTGTCTAG
- a CDS encoding PD40 domain-containing protein yields the protein MRRRRILVAFPLLVLIVLVALIVARLSTPPVQLAQPSGALAFTTNQGGTWDIGMIEPDGAARLVTPEDGFHDYFASFDFASERINFLSNRLTDDALGPTQVQPDGSGLRTLDILSAVTTLFFEGRLDWDPAFAPGGSALVWASLRDLNLELYVDTDPVSDTDSPVRITSTGARDWFHSWSPDGQWIAFASDRTGNEDIYVVRPDGSDLVQVTTNAADDIYPVWTLDGDRLLFVSERDGLLSDGSLTLYAIDVADAVAGRGDDAVELLALVDGLEADPTYSADGKQVAVMRRQDDEWRIVVMDISDDGEPMRESAQVLTRDGDALFPVWRP from the coding sequence GTGCGCCGCCGCCGCATTCTGGTCGCGTTCCCTTTACTCGTACTGATCGTACTGGTTGCGCTGATCGTCGCTCGGCTGAGCACGCCGCCCGTTCAGCTTGCCCAACCCTCGGGCGCGCTCGCATTCACGACGAATCAGGGCGGAACATGGGATATCGGCATGATCGAGCCGGACGGCGCCGCACGCCTCGTCACGCCGGAAGACGGCTTTCACGACTACTTCGCCAGCTTCGACTTCGCCAGCGAGCGGATCAACTTCCTGTCCAACCGGCTGACTGACGATGCGCTCGGCCCGACTCAGGTCCAACCAGACGGATCGGGGCTGCGCACGCTCGATATCCTCAGCGCAGTGACGACTCTGTTCTTCGAGGGGCGCCTCGATTGGGACCCGGCCTTTGCGCCCGGCGGATCTGCGCTGGTGTGGGCGTCGCTGCGCGACCTCAACCTTGAGCTGTACGTGGATACCGACCCTGTCAGCGACACGGATTCGCCGGTGCGAATCACTTCGACCGGCGCGCGCGACTGGTTCCACAGTTGGTCGCCCGACGGGCAGTGGATCGCATTCGCCAGCGACCGCACCGGCAACGAGGACATCTACGTCGTGCGCCCGGACGGGTCGGACCTCGTACAGGTCACGACGAACGCGGCCGACGACATCTACCCGGTGTGGACGCTCGACGGCGATCGGCTGCTGTTCGTCAGCGAACGGGATGGCTTATTGAGCGACGGCAGCCTCACGCTGTATGCGATCGACGTTGCCGACGCAGTGGCGGGCCGCGGCGACGATGCCGTGGAACTGCTGGCACTGGTTGACGGGCTGGAGGCCGACCCGACGTACTCCGCCGACGGTAAGCAGGTCGCGGTGATGCGGCGTCAGGATGACGAGTGGCGCATTGTGGTCATGGACATTTCGGACGACGGCGAGCCGATGCGCGAGTCGGCACAGGTGCTGACCCGCGACGGCGACGCGCTGTTTCCGGTGTGGCGTCCATAG
- a CDS encoding SDR family NAD(P)-dependent oxidoreductase — protein MALNGKVVMVTGGSGNLGRGVAAVFSGHGAQLALVDLQADRVNQIASALPGGAESHAGFAGDLSTPEGVQAVIDAVLDRFGRIDALVHTVGGFAAGKPVHEESLDVLDSMFNLNVRPLYLVGGAVARHMLDRGEGGSIVFILARAGQKGAKNMAAYTASKAAATRVMEAMAAELKDFDIRVNGVSPSTIDTPANREAMPNADPAKWVTTAQLAEACAFLCSGDTGVYGANVEVFGKS, from the coding sequence ATGGCTCTCAACGGTAAGGTCGTCATGGTGACGGGCGGCAGCGGAAACCTCGGCCGTGGCGTGGCGGCGGTGTTTTCCGGCCACGGCGCGCAGTTGGCGCTGGTCGACTTGCAGGCCGACCGCGTTAACCAGATCGCGTCGGCGCTGCCCGGCGGCGCCGAGTCGCACGCGGGTTTCGCCGGCGACCTGTCCACGCCCGAGGGCGTGCAGGCGGTGATCGACGCAGTGCTGGACCGCTTTGGCCGCATCGACGCGCTGGTGCACACCGTCGGCGGATTTGCCGCCGGCAAACCGGTTCACGAAGAATCGCTCGACGTGCTTGACAGCATGTTCAACCTGAACGTTCGGCCGCTGTATCTGGTCGGTGGGGCAGTGGCGCGTCACATGCTCGACCGCGGCGAAGGCGGCAGCATCGTGTTTATCCTCGCGCGCGCCGGGCAGAAGGGCGCCAAGAACATGGCCGCCTATACCGCCAGCAAAGCCGCCGCGACCCGCGTCATGGAGGCCATGGCCGCCGAACTCAAAGATTTCGACATCCGCGTCAACGGTGTGTCGCCCAGTACGATAGATACCCCGGCCAACCGCGAAGCCATGCCGAACGCGGACCCCGCCAAGTGGGTCACCACGGCGCAGTTGGCGGAGGCGTGTGCGTTCCTGTGCAGCGGCGACACCGGCGTCTACGGCGCTAACGTCGAAGTGTTCGGGAAGAGTTGA